A region of the Litchfieldia alkalitelluris genome:
TCTTCATGATCATTAATTTCTTTTAATAATGTGATAGAATCACCTACTCCTATCACAAGGATTTGTTTTCCTACTTTTACTAACTGAATCGATCGATTGTTTCCAAGAGAAGTACCACCTATCGTTTCCATGTATTTATGTTGGTTTAATAGTTTATTTCTCTTATTTACAAGTTTTAAAATAAAGTACAGTAAAAAAATGACAAAACCAAAGGCTGCAATCATTTTAAAGAAATCCCATGCAGTTATTTTAGGTGCGTCTGTTTGGGAATCAAGATTTGTTCCATTGTCCGGAGGAATAGGATCACTCGACTGGTTTTGGCTTTTAGGTTCATTGGATTTTTCATAATATTGATATACATTATTATTTAAATCTTCTGCCTCTACGTTTGTTGTTATAAATAATGCTACCGAAAAAATGAATAAAATCTTTATAAAAGCATTCACAAAGAATCCCTCCCTCCGAATATGAAAAGTGCTGCGCGCCTTCTATCTACAACGTGCATTAAAGATGAGCGACTGACTAGGTTTTTCGCCTTTTAAAAACGGGTTGCTTTAGACCTGAGATCCAATGCTCCTGAAGCTAGGGCGCTAAGCCTACGTTCGAAATTGTATATTTTCTTTAAAATCGAGCAATCAATTCATTAGCTTAACGTTTTGTTAATAGCTTCTAATACGCGATCTGCTTGAAATGGCTTTACAATAAAGTCTTTTGCTCCAGCTTGAATCGCATCAATTACCATTGCTTGTTGACCCATTGCTGAACACATGATAACCTTTGCATTCGGATTAAGTTTTTTTATCTCTTTCAATGCAGTTATCCCATCCATTTCTGGCATAGTAATGTCCATTGTTACCAGATCAGGTAAATGCTCTTGGTATTTCTCAACTGCTTGCGCTCCATCGGCAGCCTCTGCCACTACATCGAATCCGTTTTTAGATAAGATATCCTTAATCATCATTCTCATAAAAGCTGCATCGTCAACTACTAAAATTTTATGTGCCATGAAATAACCCCCATATTAATTTAAATTTTTAATTCGTTCTCTTTGGCTAATAATATCTGTAATTCTTACCCCGAAGTTTTCATCTATGACGACTACTTCCCCCTTAGCTACTAACTTACTATTTACAAGTACATCTACAGGTTCTCCAGCTAGCTTATCTAATTCTATAATAGAACCTGCTGTCAACTCTAATATCTCCTTAATTGACCTTTTCGTTCGTCCTAACTCTACGGTTACTTGTAAGGGAATATCAAGTAACATGTCTAAATTACTAGACTCAGTTTCTTGAAACTTCATAGGTTCAAATGAAGAGAAAGCTGCCGGTTGAACATTGACTTGTTCTTTATGTCCTCCTATTGTCGAACCCAAATGTTGTGGCGAACTATTATAGGAGCTCTGCTGAGTTGCTACTACTGGTTGAGAAGCAGAATAATGCTCTTCTTGTATAGCAGGCCTAGAACTATTTGGTACAGCATACTCAATCTCTTGCTTTATTACAGGTTGTTCCTCTTGCACTGGTGAAGGTTTTGAATTATTTTTAGCACCTGGATTTAGTAATTCATTTACAAGATCCTTGGCAAATTCAATTGGCACTAATTGCATGATATTTGAGTCAACTAAGTCGCCTATCTTTAATCTAAAGGAAATTTTTGTTAATATTTCTTGTGACGGTAACTGAGTAATTCCTTCTCCTTTTTCAATATCGAATATATCAATACCAGGTGGGGAAATATCAATCTTTTTACTAAAGATCGTAGACATTGACGTTGCAGCTGAACCCATCATTTGATTCATGGCTTCTTGAACTGCACTGAGTTGAATTTCACCTAATAAAGCTATTGGATCAATTCCATTACCACCTAACATTAGATCCGCGATGATTGCTGCGTCACTTTGTTTTATGACAAGTATATTTGCCCCCGAAAACCCTTCTGTATAGCTTACATGTATAGCAACATATG
Encoded here:
- the fliO gene encoding flagellar biosynthetic protein FliO, with product MNAFIKILFIFSVALFITTNVEAEDLNNNVYQYYEKSNEPKSQNQSSDPIPPDNGTNLDSQTDAPKITAWDFFKMIAAFGFVIFLLYFILKLVNKRNKLLNQHKYMETIGGTSLGNNRSIQLVKVGKQILVIGVGDSITLLKEINDHEEVSRIIEEQNQQKDHMLEPLNILKQMTKQSTQKDTSNKGNNTDFSSLLREQLSELTSGRKKIISEIEKKGINND
- a CDS encoding response regulator; translation: MAHKILVVDDAAFMRMMIKDILSKNGFDVVAEAADGAQAVEKYQEHLPDLVTMDITMPEMDGITALKEIKKLNPNAKVIMCSAMGQQAMVIDAIQAGAKDFIVKPFQADRVLEAINKTLS
- the fliY gene encoding flagellar motor switch phosphatase FliY, translated to MTEMLSQDEIDALLNGTNIEDPIDNNKGFAPPVDDYLSPMEQDALGEIGNISFGSSATALSTLLNQKVEITTPTVSVLEKSKLSDEFPHPYVAIHVSYTEGFSGANILVIKQSDAAIIADLMLGGNGIDPIALLGEIQLSAVQEAMNQMMGSAATSMSTIFSKKIDISPPGIDIFDIEKGEGITQLPSQEILTKISFRLKIGDLVDSNIMQLVPIEFAKDLVNELLNPGAKNNSKPSPVQEEQPVIKQEIEYAVPNSSRPAIQEEHYSASQPVVATQQSSYNSSPQHLGSTIGGHKEQVNVQPAAFSSFEPMKFQETESSNLDMLLDIPLQVTVELGRTKRSIKEILELTAGSIIELDKLAGEPVDVLVNSKLVAKGEVVVIDENFGVRITDIISQRERIKNLN